The Deltaproteobacteria bacterium genome includes the window AATCGGACTTTGTGGTTTACGATGTCGCATCTAGGGATATTAACGCAGGAACTGCCGTTCACAGCATCGGATATGAGGGAAATGCAATGCCTAGAATCGATGCACAATGGCAAGGGCGGGAACTTGTAATTCGTTCAGCCAATTTGGCACAGGCCATCCAAGATAGAGACGGGCATGTAAATCGATCACTCACACTTCATATCAACGCGAACGATATTAAAATGCAAGATGTTCGCGGCTTTGAATTATCTTTCGGTAGTCAAGTCGGAATGTCCGGTGGTCCTGTCGTAGACATCGAAAATGATTGTGTAATCGGAATGCTATCGATCGGGTTGCCCGCTGATGTCAACGTTAAAACACAAACATTCGCAGTATCGATCAATGAAATCATGGATCGCATTTAACGAAATGGCACATAACCTTGCTCTTGCAGCCGACAGCTAATAGCTGCGGCTGAAGAGCCCGTTAGGTTCGCAAGGAGACTCTATGCCACTTGAAGCGAAGACAACCCAGCTTGAGCTAGATGGTCGTTGGGGGCTGGAGGAGCTTTCTGACACAACTAAAGACTATATTCAGCTATATGGTTTTGCATATTCACTGATCCCTGATTTACCAACTGCACGTCGGGAGGAAATTGACTACATTTACGGAAAATTTCCTTGGAGAGGTGGATACAGCACTGTCAACTTTTTCAATCAGCTCTTCCACAAGATTCCACCTAAATTCAGGCCTGAAGTCCAACGCATTCAATATGCCTCGCCTGGCTTCATAGAGCTAACTGAACTTTTAGCTGTGGCTGTAACAATCGCAGGAATCGTCACTGCGGTATGCAAGTCGCTCGGCACTGTGCACGATCTATATCGCAATATCCAGAAAGCATCAGTCGATCACGAACTTTCAAAGATTAACCTTGCAAAGGAAGATCTTGAGCTCAAGCAGCGCCAAATTACGTTTTGCGAAAACGCTTCAAAACGTCTTGTTGACGCATTTGGCCTTACTGATGCGCAAGAGAAGCTTATTGATCAGAAAGTACAGCACAACCCAGTCATGAAGCTAAAGATTCTTCTTTCCGTATTCCGCAGGGTTGAGCCTTTGGCAAAGAGGCAGGCCGAGGGTAAGCTCAAAATCACGGGCAAAGAGCATCATCCCAAATGAGAAAACTAACCTCGCTGCTTAAGTGGACGGCTCGTTTCTCGCCACCTCTGAGCAGTCCGTTGGCCATCAAAAAGAATGATGAAAAAAGGCAACATACCTAAAGCCCGCACATATGTTATTGAAGGCGCATTAGCCGTCTTGATTTGCTATTTTTTATTTGGTGGAGCGGATTGGTCACCAGCCCTATGGGCAGTGTTTGCATGCAATAGTGGCGATTTGGATTGTTGTTATGAATGTGCGACATGACGTGCGATTGGAGAGTGCTTCTTCATATTCACTCTGGAAATTATCACTTTCACTTATAATGGCACTCAGTATAGTTTCTGTCTCAATTTGGAAACACTCGGTATGGCTTTTTATGGTAAGTATAGCCCTTGGTGTAGTTTGGATTGGGGATCTACGGTCTTATAGAGCTGCCCGTGGCCAACAAAACATTCAAGATTGACTGGAAGGGTCGGGCGGCCTTTCCCATTTATAAATTTGCAGGTTCCTGTAGTCCATGGGTGTCTGAGCTTTTATTCATCCTGCCCAACTTAATTCTGCGTTCGGCTGGCTCGAAAGGAAATAGATGACGGAACAAAAGCCACAGTTCCCATATCCGGAATATGAGGGGCGCCGGAAAAGGTGCTCGATCAAGCGACTAAGGACTACTTGACGTTGTTGAATAACATGACAAAATGGGTAGATGCTTTGTCGTGAAAATGCGCACATCCTATAATCTCCTGTCAAGAGAAAAAGCAATATCTTTGACAAAAGGTATATTCACCTTAACCCGGTTCGCGCAGGCATTGTTGAGGATCTCAAGGCATTGCTACCCCTATTGCGGACACAGCGCAGTAATGGGCAAGAGGAAGAGTCCCTGGCAGGACGTGGACTATGTTCTTGGCTATTTTGGCAGAACAGCAAAAGGCGCCAGAAAGGCGTATATCGAGTACGCGGGTGTCGGCATCACCCAGGGCCGGCGCGAGGATCTGACAGGTGGGGATTGGTTCGCAGTGCCGGCGGGTGGTCTGAGGTTACGGAACTGAGACGTCAGGGCCAAGATCATGTGATGAGTGACGAGCGAATTCTGGGTGATTCAAAGTTTGTAGAGTCAGTGCTCAAGCAGTCGGCGGAAACGTATGACCGGCATTACGAACTCAAGCGCCACGGTGTTGACCTGGATCGAATTATTGAAAGGGTGGCGAAAATCTATGGAATGGAACCGCGAGAGATCCTGTGCAGGGGCAAGCAGCAGTGAAGGGTCAGGGCAAGGAGTTTGTGCTGTTTTTGGGCTGTCAACGAGTTAGGCATGTCCCTTCGAGAACTGGCGAGGCGGCTGAAACTGAGTCCACCAGCAGTGGGTTTCTCTGTGGAAAGGGGGGAGGCGATTGCGCATGAGAACGGATACCGATTGCTCGACTAACCATCATAATTTTCTATCCGCGTCCCCAAAACCAATGGGAAAACCTTAACCTTAAATCCGAATTCCGTCCTTATTGTTGTATTTTTCTTTGACAGGGTATATTTGGGACGGTATATGTTAAAAGACCACATCTCCTAACCGGTTGCGGACCCCATGGAAGACCTGAAAGAAAAAATCGAAAAAAATGCTGAAAACGAAAGAGACGTTAGCCCGTTTCGGACCGCCAGCATTATGGTAAACAGGGTCTGCAATTTAAAATGCCCCCATTGCGACATCCCTCAAAAGTATACGAGCCGGGCAAGGATGTTGTCCGGCGAACAGTGGGTCGAAGTTATAAAAACCCTGGACCGGGAAATAGACCTCAGACTGGTGGCGGTCTCGGCCCGCGAACCCCTCACGCCGGGCTCCACCCGGTCAAAGACCTTGCGGATC containing:
- a CDS encoding serine protease, whose translation is MAFSILKLSYNEPGDPSLTGGICGTGFFVDASTAVTAHHVLNEATLAPNAGYKNVLLWMISRNGPIRRIDQSCVDLYPDIDTSVMLLQSPQSDFVVYDVASRDINAGTAVHSIGYEGNAMPRIDAQWQGRELVIRSANLAQAIQDRDGHVNRSLTLHINANDIKMQDVRGFELSFGSQVGMSGGPVVDIENDCVIGMLSIGLPADVNVKTQTFAVSINEIMDRI
- a CDS encoding GNAT family N-acetyltransferase encodes the protein MPLEAKTTQLELDGRWGLEELSDTTKDYIQLYGFAYSLIPDLPTARREEIDYIYGKFPWRGGYSTVNFFNQLFHKIPPKFRPEVQRIQYASPGFIELTELLAVAVTIAGIVTAVCKSLGTVHDLYRNIQKASVDHELSKINLAKEDLELKQRQITFCENASKRLVDAFGLTDAQEKLIDQKVQHNPVMKLKILLSVFRRVEPLAKRQAEGKLKITGKEHHPK